One window of the Bombyx mori chromosome 20, ASM3026992v2 genome contains the following:
- the LOC101747078 gene encoding agrin isoform X1: MESGTYLLAAAALLVLAPTSEAARDASCPRICGPALQGEPVCATDGYIYPSLCEMRKKTCGKGVRLAPDQGSCSRAQGSKCDHRCTSERDPVCGTNGRTYLNRCMLQVEICRLGIGLSHLGACNNISAHRENCPVDCSQAPLDGPICGSDGNVYKSTCQMKLLTCGQGVVRTSKKHCQTTRHCRESCWRAARPTCGSDGKLYANACRMKATNCGKHVFEVPMAFCVSQERTSGGESCSTDCSGEKEKPVCGSDENIYRNECEMKMLNCGINNRKMVKRVDMEKCKSKMNKCLKVKCPSDADPVCGTDAIVYANSCHLKVATCLRGVQLAHFGNCTLLPRLETDCPDNCDNVLEQPVCGSDGNVYRSECELRRLTCGQHVVAVAASHCRTTALCHEHCPDTPAFICGSDNRFYKNECLMKKENCGKHVFVVPLKRCLARFQYAGCARVCPPEYDPVCGTDDKTYSNKCFLEMENCRSRSLVQMKYLGTCSEPIAEEPKNYLYR; this comes from the exons CGCCGACGAGCGAGGCAGCTCGCGACGCGTCGTGTCCTCGCATCTGCGGGCCGGCGCTGCAGGGGGAGCCCGTCTGCGCCACCGACGGGTACATCTACCCCTCGCTCTGCGAGATGAGGAAGAAGACTTGCGGGAAAG GAGTGCGGCTAGCCCCGGACCAGGGCTCATGTTCCCGCGCGCAGGGCTCCAAGTGTGACCACCGCTGCACGTCGGAGCGGGACCCGGTCTGCGGGACCAACGGACGGACCTACCTCAACCGCTGCATGCTGCAGGTCGAAATCTGCAG GCTCGGCATAGGCCTGTCTCACCTGGGCGCCTGCAACAACATCAGCGCGCACCGCGAGAACTGCCCCGTCGACTGCTCGCAGGCCCCGCTCGACGGCCCCATCTGCGGCTCCGACGGCAACGTGTACAAGAGCACGTGCCAGATGAAGCTGCTCACTTGCGG ACAAGGAGTGGTCCGCACCAGCAAGAAGCACTGTCAGACGACCCGCCACTGCCGCGAGTCGTGCTGGCGGGCGGCGCGCCCCACCTGCGGCTCGGACGGGAAGCTCTACGCCAACGCGTGTCGCATGAAGGCTACTAATTGCGG CAAGCACGTGTTCGAAGTACCGATGGCGTTCTGCGTGTCACAAGAGCGCACCTCCGGGGGAGAGTCCTGCTCCACCGACTGCTCCGGAGAGAAAGAGAAACCCGTCTGTGGCTCTGATGAAAACATTTACAGGAATGAATGCGAGATGAAGATGCTAAACTGTGG GATAAACAACAGGAAGATGGTGAAGAGGGTGGACATGGAAAAGTGCAAGTCCAAAATGAACAAGTGTCTGAAGGTGAAATGTCCGAGCGACGCGGACCCCGTGTGCGGTACCGACGCTATCGTCTACGCCAACTCCTGCCACTTGAAGGTCGCCACTTGCTT ACGAGGAGTTCAGCTGGCTCACTTCGGAAACTGCACGCTTCTGCCGCGCCTGGAAACCGACTGCCCCGACAACTGCGACAACGTGCTGGAGCAGCCCGTCTGCGGATCCGACGGAAACGTCTACAG GTCTGAGTGCGAGCTGCGGCGGTTGACGTGCGGGCAGCACGTGGTGGCGGTGGCGGCGTCGCACTGCCGCACCACGGCGCTCTGCCACGAGCACTGCCCCGACACGCCCGCCTTCATCTGCGGCTCCGACAACCGCTTCTACAAGAACGAGTGCCTCATGAAGAAGGAGAACTGCGG CAAGCACGTGTTCGTGGTGCCGCTGAAGCGCTGCCTGGCGCGGTTCCAGTACGCGGGCTGCGCGCGCGTGTGCCCGCCGGAGTACGACCCGGTCTGCGGGACCGACGACAAGACCTACTCCAACAAGTGCTTCCTCGAAATGGAGAATTGCCGCTCGAG GAGTCTCGTCCAAATGAAGTACCTGGGGACGTGCTCTGAGCCGATCGCGGAGGAGCCCAAGAACTATCTGTATAGGTAG
- the LOC101747078 gene encoding agrin isoform X2, producing the protein MRKKTCGKGVRLAPDQGSCSRAQGSKCDHRCTSERDPVCGTNGRTYLNRCMLQVEICRLGIGLSHLGACNNISAHRENCPVDCSQAPLDGPICGSDGNVYKSTCQMKLLTCGQGVVRTSKKHCQTTRHCRESCWRAARPTCGSDGKLYANACRMKATNCGKHVFEVPMAFCVSQERTSGGESCSTDCSGEKEKPVCGSDENIYRNECEMKMLNCGINNRKMVKRVDMEKCKSKMNKCLKVKCPSDADPVCGTDAIVYANSCHLKVATCLRGVQLAHFGNCTLLPRLETDCPDNCDNVLEQPVCGSDGNVYRSECELRRLTCGQHVVAVAASHCRTTALCHEHCPDTPAFICGSDNRFYKNECLMKKENCGKHVFVVPLKRCLARFQYAGCARVCPPEYDPVCGTDDKTYSNKCFLEMENCRSRSLVQMKYLGTCSEPIAEEPKNYLYR; encoded by the exons ATGAGGAAGAAGACTTGCGGGAAAG GAGTGCGGCTAGCCCCGGACCAGGGCTCATGTTCCCGCGCGCAGGGCTCCAAGTGTGACCACCGCTGCACGTCGGAGCGGGACCCGGTCTGCGGGACCAACGGACGGACCTACCTCAACCGCTGCATGCTGCAGGTCGAAATCTGCAG GCTCGGCATAGGCCTGTCTCACCTGGGCGCCTGCAACAACATCAGCGCGCACCGCGAGAACTGCCCCGTCGACTGCTCGCAGGCCCCGCTCGACGGCCCCATCTGCGGCTCCGACGGCAACGTGTACAAGAGCACGTGCCAGATGAAGCTGCTCACTTGCGG ACAAGGAGTGGTCCGCACCAGCAAGAAGCACTGTCAGACGACCCGCCACTGCCGCGAGTCGTGCTGGCGGGCGGCGCGCCCCACCTGCGGCTCGGACGGGAAGCTCTACGCCAACGCGTGTCGCATGAAGGCTACTAATTGCGG CAAGCACGTGTTCGAAGTACCGATGGCGTTCTGCGTGTCACAAGAGCGCACCTCCGGGGGAGAGTCCTGCTCCACCGACTGCTCCGGAGAGAAAGAGAAACCCGTCTGTGGCTCTGATGAAAACATTTACAGGAATGAATGCGAGATGAAGATGCTAAACTGTGG GATAAACAACAGGAAGATGGTGAAGAGGGTGGACATGGAAAAGTGCAAGTCCAAAATGAACAAGTGTCTGAAGGTGAAATGTCCGAGCGACGCGGACCCCGTGTGCGGTACCGACGCTATCGTCTACGCCAACTCCTGCCACTTGAAGGTCGCCACTTGCTT ACGAGGAGTTCAGCTGGCTCACTTCGGAAACTGCACGCTTCTGCCGCGCCTGGAAACCGACTGCCCCGACAACTGCGACAACGTGCTGGAGCAGCCCGTCTGCGGATCCGACGGAAACGTCTACAG GTCTGAGTGCGAGCTGCGGCGGTTGACGTGCGGGCAGCACGTGGTGGCGGTGGCGGCGTCGCACTGCCGCACCACGGCGCTCTGCCACGAGCACTGCCCCGACACGCCCGCCTTCATCTGCGGCTCCGACAACCGCTTCTACAAGAACGAGTGCCTCATGAAGAAGGAGAACTGCGG CAAGCACGTGTTCGTGGTGCCGCTGAAGCGCTGCCTGGCGCGGTTCCAGTACGCGGGCTGCGCGCGCGTGTGCCCGCCGGAGTACGACCCGGTCTGCGGGACCGACGACAAGACCTACTCCAACAAGTGCTTCCTCGAAATGGAGAATTGCCGCTCGAG GAGTCTCGTCCAAATGAAGTACCTGGGGACGTGCTCTGAGCCGATCGCGGAGGAGCCCAAGAACTATCTGTATAGGTAG